From a single Mycolicibacterium moriokaense genomic region:
- a CDS encoding LuxR C-terminal-related transcriptional regulator, with product MSTATIDIAGDVRLWPTRARNLRVVPIRARDEEEWHVVGEPLRDNELRDRIVAVLHEAATLPGLGDVAAVGDGRDFTRIQSALGSAHDRLAALASGAEIPAARLIGLLTEIGQLRVQVGQTQIKQRNDRYGAVRNALSRLHSIDSIEQMLERAPAELCRCGFDRVIISRVEESTWWVESVHVTADPEWAAEIARAGREHPMHIDHTLVESEILRRRAPVLVRDAQRDPRTNAVIGQASLSRSYVAAPIMPNGRIIGLLHADCYNSRRHVDEEDLATLWMFAEGFGYAYQRTALSERLRLARNEIQRMARDIATAADDLCTSRAILGRPQRHLDERHAPVAASLAACTSIESRLSPREIEVVSLMAEGKSNREIATCLVISEGTVKTHVKHILRKLKASNRAEAVFRYVRITAVHGAPPTTPQR from the coding sequence GTGAGCACTGCCACCATCGATATCGCAGGCGACGTCAGACTCTGGCCGACCCGCGCCCGCAATCTCCGAGTGGTGCCGATTCGCGCCCGGGATGAGGAGGAATGGCACGTCGTCGGTGAACCGTTGCGCGACAACGAGTTGCGCGACCGGATCGTCGCGGTGCTCCATGAGGCCGCCACACTACCGGGTCTCGGCGACGTGGCAGCGGTCGGCGACGGCCGCGACTTCACCCGCATCCAGTCGGCTCTCGGCTCGGCCCACGATCGGTTGGCCGCGCTGGCCTCGGGAGCCGAGATCCCGGCGGCACGGCTCATCGGGCTGCTCACCGAGATCGGGCAGCTGCGGGTTCAGGTCGGTCAGACACAAATCAAGCAACGCAATGACCGCTACGGCGCCGTACGCAACGCCCTGTCCCGGTTGCACAGCATCGACTCGATCGAGCAGATGCTCGAGCGGGCGCCGGCGGAACTGTGCCGCTGCGGGTTTGACCGCGTCATCATCTCGCGGGTCGAGGAATCGACGTGGTGGGTCGAAAGCGTCCACGTCACCGCCGACCCCGAATGGGCCGCCGAAATCGCCCGCGCCGGACGCGAACACCCGATGCACATCGACCACACGCTCGTCGAAAGTGAGATCCTGCGCCGCCGCGCCCCAGTTCTTGTTCGCGACGCCCAGCGCGACCCCCGCACCAACGCCGTCATCGGGCAGGCGTCCCTGTCTCGGTCCTACGTGGCCGCACCGATCATGCCCAACGGCCGCATCATCGGCCTGCTGCACGCGGACTGCTACAACAGCCGCCGCCACGTCGACGAAGAGGACCTGGCCACGCTCTGGATGTTCGCCGAGGGTTTCGGTTACGCATACCAGCGCACCGCACTCAGCGAGCGATTACGCCTTGCGCGCAACGAGATTCAGCGCATGGCACGGGACATCGCCACAGCTGCCGACGATCTGTGCACCTCCAGGGCGATACTGGGTCGCCCACAGCGACATCTAGACGAAAGACACGCGCCGGTGGCCGCCTCCCTGGCCGCCTGCACCAGCATCGAATCGCGATTGTCACCCCGCGAAATCGAGGTCGTGTCGCTGATGGCCGAAGGCAAGAGCAACCGCGAAATCGCCACCTGCCTGGTGATTTCCGAGGGAACGGTCAAGACGCACGTCAAACACATTCTGCGCAAGCTCAAGGCATCGAATCGAGCCGAAGCGGTGTTTCGCTACGTGCGGATCACCGCAGTACACGGAGCACCACCGACGACACCGCAACGCTAG
- a CDS encoding nitroreductase family deazaflavin-dependent oxidoreductase, with product MTEISDFKAFNEGIVEEFRANNGKVGGPFEGAALLILHTTGAKSGQLRLSPLAYFEIEGKIYIVGSYAGADKDPAWVHNLRANPNAHIELGTTEYDVVAREVPGAERDELYPKVVEHAPVFAEYQAKTSRIIPIFELQRA from the coding sequence ATGACCGAGATATCCGATTTCAAGGCGTTCAACGAAGGCATCGTCGAGGAGTTCCGCGCCAACAACGGCAAGGTCGGCGGCCCGTTCGAGGGCGCAGCGCTGCTGATATTGCACACCACGGGCGCGAAGTCCGGCCAGCTCAGGCTCTCGCCGCTGGCCTACTTCGAGATCGAGGGAAAGATCTATATCGTCGGCTCGTACGCCGGCGCCGACAAGGATCCGGCGTGGGTGCACAACCTGCGGGCCAACCCGAATGCGCACATCGAGTTGGGGACGACCGAGTACGACGTCGTCGCCCGGGAAGTGCCGGGTGCGGAGCGCGACGAGCTTTATCCGAAGGTGGTGGAGCACGCGCCGGTGTTCGCCGAGTATCAGGCCAAGACCAGCCGGATCATCCCGATTTTCGAGCTGCAGCGCGCGTGA
- a CDS encoding PDR/VanB family oxidoreductase, translating to MRVVQKNERAIELIVTAREDLADDVVGLVLEDPRGTELPEWNPGAHVDVVLTEELVRQYSLCSSPADRRRWKIAVLLEPAGRGGSKVVHDTVHSGSRIRVRGPRNHFPLRRSRRYQFIAGGIGITPIMPMIEAAEADGAEWHLLYGGRRRTSMAFIEELTKYDEHVTVWPQDQDGLLDLSRVLGRPRDDTLVYCCGPEGLLTAVEAACGPWPRSALHYERFTAKPGTREPAGGAVDRFEVVCRRSRISVDIGPGESILEALRARGICTLSSCMEGICGTCETPVLEGRPDHRDSVLSDEEKAANDCMMLCVSRSLSDRLVLDL from the coding sequence ATGCGGGTCGTGCAGAAGAATGAGCGCGCGATCGAACTGATCGTCACCGCCCGTGAAGACCTCGCGGACGATGTCGTGGGGCTGGTGCTGGAAGACCCGCGCGGCACGGAATTGCCGGAGTGGAATCCCGGCGCCCACGTCGACGTGGTGTTGACCGAGGAGTTGGTCCGTCAGTACTCGCTGTGTTCCAGTCCTGCTGATCGACGACGGTGGAAGATCGCCGTGCTGCTCGAGCCGGCAGGGCGCGGGGGATCGAAAGTCGTCCACGACACGGTCCACAGCGGCAGCAGAATCCGAGTTCGCGGTCCGCGCAACCATTTCCCGCTGCGGCGATCGCGGCGCTACCAGTTCATCGCCGGCGGAATCGGCATCACACCGATCATGCCGATGATCGAGGCTGCCGAGGCCGATGGCGCCGAATGGCACCTGCTCTACGGCGGTCGCCGGCGAACATCGATGGCTTTCATCGAAGAGCTGACGAAATACGATGAGCACGTTACGGTTTGGCCGCAAGACCAGGACGGTCTGCTCGACCTTTCCAGGGTGCTCGGCCGCCCGCGCGACGACACCTTGGTGTACTGCTGCGGACCCGAAGGATTGCTCACCGCGGTTGAGGCGGCCTGCGGCCCATGGCCGAGATCCGCGTTGCACTATGAACGATTCACCGCCAAGCCCGGCACGAGAGAACCCGCCGGCGGCGCCGTCGACAGGTTCGAGGTCGTGTGTCGGCGTTCGAGGATAAGTGTCGATATCGGACCCGGTGAATCCATCCTGGAAGCGTTGCGGGCGCGGGGAATCTGCACGTTGTCGTCCTGTATGGAAGGCATCTGCGGCACCTGCGAGACACCGGTGCTGGAGGGCAGACCCGACCATCGCGATTCGGTGCTCAGTGACGAGGAAAAGGCGGCCAACGACTGCATGATGCTGTGCGTGTCACGCTCGCTGTCGGACCGGCTGGTGCTCGATCTGTGA
- a CDS encoding SCP2 sterol-binding domain-containing protein encodes MAYYNNAEEIYKYLGGVFHAANDTEVGPKLKAAEIDLQVYYTDPDAAMTVRLREPTIEVVPGGDNSDADVKLYMPADIGDKFWRGEYNLGVGLAKGQVKAKGPVNKILKLVPLTKPLFPVYRELVAEKDASV; translated from the coding sequence ATGGCCTACTACAACAACGCTGAAGAAATCTACAAGTACCTCGGCGGCGTCTTCCACGCCGCCAACGACACCGAAGTGGGGCCGAAACTCAAGGCCGCCGAGATCGATCTGCAGGTGTACTACACCGATCCGGATGCAGCGATGACGGTGCGGTTGCGGGAACCGACCATCGAGGTTGTGCCGGGAGGCGATAACAGCGACGCCGACGTGAAGCTCTATATGCCGGCCGACATCGGCGACAAGTTCTGGCGGGGCGAGTACAACCTCGGCGTCGGACTGGCCAAGGGACAAGTCAAGGCAAAGGGACCCGTCAACAAGATCCTCAAGCTGGTGCCACTCACCAAGCCGTTATTCCCCGTTTACCGCGAGCTCGTCGCCGAGAAGGATGCGTCCGTCTGA
- a CDS encoding cytochrome P450, which yields MSTVAEHPLLISDPELDLSARSFWAQDFEVREKAFARLRTECPVSYHRPYESTLLPPVEDTPGFWSVTKHTDCRYVSRNPQLFCSRRGVLMEDMPEIVITATAGFLVMDGEQHRKMRGVVEQAFTPRNIRNISEWIAQHARDRLDEIIDQGEGDFCEDYAKYIPGRIFAHFFGLERDSEEQHIVMEAAERMLAWDDPRMALGRDALTTHAEEAERIQDIALRLAPQRRTDPRDDLLSWVVNAEFEGNKLDDWEVAAFFSLLGSAANDTTRHSIAHAVRLFSDNPDQRDLLLEDLPGRVGMAAEEVIRHASPVMHFRRTATQDVVIGDAEIKEGEHVVMWYCSANRDPEVFTDPAKFDILRSPNDHVGFGAGGPHFCLGNALGRQMLRSALTEIYSRIPDITLTGEPDFQINNFIRGVHRLPVRWTPPTKKAD from the coding sequence ATGAGCACCGTTGCCGAGCACCCCTTGCTGATCAGCGACCCCGAGCTGGACCTGTCGGCCAGGTCGTTCTGGGCCCAGGATTTCGAAGTGCGCGAAAAGGCCTTCGCCCGTTTGCGCACCGAGTGCCCCGTGTCCTACCACCGCCCCTACGAGTCGACACTTCTGCCGCCCGTGGAGGACACACCCGGCTTCTGGTCAGTGACCAAACACACGGACTGCCGTTACGTGTCGCGCAACCCGCAGTTGTTCTGCTCGCGCAGGGGCGTGCTGATGGAGGACATGCCCGAGATCGTCATCACCGCCACGGCAGGTTTCCTGGTGATGGACGGCGAGCAACACCGCAAGATGCGTGGCGTCGTCGAGCAGGCCTTCACCCCGCGAAACATCCGCAATATCTCGGAATGGATTGCGCAGCACGCCCGCGACCGCCTCGACGAGATCATCGACCAGGGTGAAGGTGACTTCTGCGAGGACTACGCGAAATACATTCCCGGACGCATCTTCGCGCACTTCTTCGGACTCGAACGCGACAGCGAGGAACAGCACATCGTCATGGAGGCGGCCGAACGCATGCTTGCGTGGGACGACCCCCGGATGGCACTGGGCCGCGATGCGCTTACGACGCACGCCGAGGAGGCCGAGCGGATTCAGGACATCGCGCTGAGGCTGGCCCCGCAGCGGCGCACGGATCCCAGGGACGACCTGCTCAGCTGGGTGGTCAACGCCGAGTTCGAGGGCAACAAACTCGATGACTGGGAGGTCGCGGCCTTCTTCTCGTTGCTGGGCTCGGCCGCCAACGACACCACACGACACTCGATCGCCCACGCCGTTCGCCTGTTCTCCGACAACCCAGACCAGCGCGACCTGCTGCTCGAAGACCTGCCTGGTCGCGTCGGAATGGCGGCAGAGGAAGTCATCCGGCACGCCAGCCCGGTGATGCACTTCCGGCGTACGGCCACCCAGGATGTGGTGATCGGCGATGCGGAGATCAAAGAAGGTGAGCACGTCGTCATGTGGTACTGCTCGGCCAATCGCGACCCCGAGGTGTTCACCGACCCAGCGAAGTTCGACATCCTGCGCAGCCCCAACGATCACGTCGGCTTCGGCGCTGGCGGCCCGCACTTCTGCCTCGGCAATGCGTTGGGTCGGCAGATGCTCCGATCGGCGTTGACCGAGATCTATTCCCGCATACCGGATATCACGCTGACCGGTGAACCCGATTTCCAGATCAACAACTTCATCCGTGGTGTGCATCGCTTACCCGTGCGTTGGACACCGCCCACCAAGAAGGCCGACTGA
- a CDS encoding thiolase family protein, giving the protein MAGYAGRDAVIVEAVRTPIGKGKASGALHDVLPVDLLAHSLKELVNRTGIDPAQIDDVITGAVTQVGDQAVNIGRNALLAAGFPESVPGTTVDRQCGSSQQAISFAAQGVLAGAYDIVVAGGVESMSRVPMGSSVLPGSDPFGAMAQRYPEGLVPQGISAELIAAKWGFSRQQLDEFSAGSHEKAAQATKEGRFDNELIPIAGLTTDEIIRPGTTVETLAGLKPAFYNPAYEARFPQIQWEITPGNSSPLSDGSAAVLITTSEVAKRLGLRPLARIHTTTVVGSDPLYMLTGVIPATEKVLQRAGLTLADIDLFEVNEAFAPVVMAWAHDVGADLSKTNVNGGAIAIGHPLGASGARLMTTLVNALEQRGGRYGLQTMCEGGGMANATIIERL; this is encoded by the coding sequence ATGGCTGGATATGCGGGCCGCGATGCGGTCATCGTCGAGGCGGTACGCACACCGATCGGGAAGGGCAAGGCCAGCGGCGCACTGCATGACGTGCTGCCCGTCGACCTCTTGGCTCACAGCCTCAAGGAACTGGTGAACCGCACGGGTATCGACCCGGCGCAGATCGACGACGTCATCACCGGCGCCGTCACCCAGGTGGGCGATCAGGCCGTCAACATCGGGCGCAACGCGCTACTGGCGGCGGGCTTCCCCGAATCCGTACCCGGCACCACCGTCGACCGCCAGTGCGGCAGCAGCCAGCAGGCGATCAGCTTCGCGGCTCAGGGCGTGCTCGCCGGCGCGTACGACATCGTCGTCGCGGGCGGTGTCGAGTCGATGTCGCGGGTGCCGATGGGTTCGAGCGTGCTGCCCGGCAGCGACCCGTTCGGCGCCATGGCGCAGCGGTATCCCGAAGGGCTGGTGCCGCAGGGCATCAGCGCCGAACTGATCGCGGCGAAATGGGGTTTCTCGCGTCAGCAGCTCGACGAGTTCTCCGCGGGCAGCCACGAAAAGGCAGCGCAGGCAACCAAAGAGGGCCGCTTCGACAATGAGCTGATTCCGATCGCGGGGCTCACCACTGACGAGATCATTCGTCCCGGAACGACAGTGGAGACGCTGGCGGGTCTGAAGCCCGCGTTCTACAACCCCGCCTACGAGGCGCGTTTCCCCCAGATCCAATGGGAGATCACGCCGGGTAACTCGTCGCCGCTGTCGGACGGCAGCGCGGCGGTGTTGATCACCACGAGCGAGGTCGCCAAGCGGCTGGGCCTGCGCCCGCTGGCCCGTATTCACACGACGACGGTCGTGGGATCCGATCCGCTGTACATGTTGACCGGTGTTATCCCGGCGACCGAAAAGGTTTTGCAGAGAGCGGGACTCACGCTCGCCGACATCGACCTGTTCGAGGTGAACGAGGCGTTCGCGCCGGTGGTGATGGCATGGGCGCACGACGTCGGCGCGGATCTGTCGAAGACGAACGTCAACGGCGGTGCGATCGCGATCGGCCACCCGCTGGGCGCCTCCGGTGCACGCCTGATGACGACGCTCGTCAACGCGTTGGAACAGCGCGGCGGACGTTACGGGCTGCAGACGATGTGCGAGGGCGGCGGCATGGCCAACGCCACGATCATCGAGCGGCTCTAA
- a CDS encoding PucR family transcriptional regulator, which yields MSDGAAEVAASVDEAELAERIGVRAVTVIADLHDANDKDLEQLTIEAALSNVQTVMRGFGALESPSEAQVPKVTLNWVSVLAQRGITVAAIPRCYVIGLGICDAVLRDAIYRRQAPEEVKWQLASSASQYLFGYCEKASGELVDHYQRERELWVRGADSVRAELVLAILSGRPVDLHATSAALGYNLDRPHIAMIVWSDPRSPDNPPLQALKRAAAEIAHRLGGIELLVVPAGEAMVWAWTSGPAIGAHPPPHIDIDAPLMAAVGGLCHGLEGFVESHRQARDGRRTSRVFSQRAGTVAHHRDVALAALMTHDLSAARQFAKEELGELSSDTERSRRLRETLLVFFEENMSWVRTAERLGVHQNTVMYRVQQAKEILGCSFDGRRLELEVALRLANAGANLSPGGLASAGQPDWPVPQDGL from the coding sequence GTGTCTGACGGAGCTGCCGAAGTTGCGGCCTCGGTTGACGAAGCCGAGTTGGCCGAGCGTATCGGTGTGCGCGCCGTCACCGTCATCGCCGACCTGCACGACGCCAACGACAAGGACCTCGAGCAGCTGACGATCGAGGCGGCCCTCAGCAACGTGCAGACGGTGATGCGGGGCTTCGGGGCCTTGGAGTCGCCGTCGGAGGCCCAGGTTCCCAAGGTGACGTTGAACTGGGTCTCCGTCTTGGCGCAGCGAGGCATTACCGTCGCCGCGATACCGCGCTGCTATGTGATCGGGCTGGGCATATGCGACGCGGTGCTGCGCGATGCGATTTACCGTCGACAGGCGCCCGAAGAGGTCAAATGGCAGCTCGCCAGTTCGGCCTCGCAGTACCTGTTCGGATACTGCGAGAAGGCCTCCGGTGAACTGGTCGACCATTATCAGCGTGAACGCGAACTATGGGTGCGGGGCGCGGACTCGGTGCGGGCGGAACTCGTGCTCGCGATTCTGTCGGGACGGCCCGTCGACCTGCACGCCACCAGCGCGGCACTGGGATACAACCTCGACCGGCCCCACATCGCCATGATCGTGTGGAGCGATCCGCGCAGCCCGGACAACCCGCCGCTGCAGGCGTTGAAACGTGCCGCCGCCGAGATCGCCCACCGGTTGGGGGGCATCGAGCTGCTGGTCGTTCCCGCCGGCGAAGCGATGGTGTGGGCCTGGACGAGTGGGCCCGCCATCGGCGCACACCCGCCCCCGCACATCGACATCGACGCCCCGCTGATGGCGGCGGTCGGCGGCCTATGTCATGGGTTGGAGGGCTTCGTTGAATCTCATCGCCAAGCACGCGACGGTCGTCGCACGAGCCGGGTGTTCTCCCAGCGTGCGGGCACCGTCGCCCACCACCGCGACGTGGCGCTGGCAGCACTGATGACCCACGACCTTTCGGCGGCTCGACAATTCGCCAAAGAAGAACTCGGCGAACTCAGCTCAGACACCGAACGCAGCCGAAGGCTGCGGGAGACGCTCCTGGTGTTCTTCGAGGAGAACATGAGCTGGGTCAGGACCGCAGAGCGTTTGGGCGTGCACCAGAACACCGTGATGTATCGGGTCCAGCAGGCCAAGGAAATACTCGGATGCTCGTTCGACGGACGTCGCCTCGAGCTGGAGGTGGCGTTGCGGCTCGCCAACGCCGGTGCCAACCTCAGTCCGGGTGGACTGGCCAGTGCCGGGCAACCCGATTGGCCCGTTCCGCAAGACGGCCTGTGA
- a CDS encoding NAD(P)-dependent alcohol dehydrogenase: MTDAATSVSAADPSATNRTVRAAILRQEGGPLSLEDVELSALADDEVLVRIAGVGICHTDISASEGLIPLPLPAVLGHEGAGVVEAVGAGVSTLAPGDHVVLSFGFCGECDTCTNNTPAYCDLFGPLNYFGERLDGTVTMHSGDEDIHGNWFGQSSFASLAIASARNAVKVPNDLPLHLLGPLGCGLQTGAGAVMNVLRPSAGQSLAVFGMGAVGQAAIMAGKALGCDPIIAIDLNTARLQTAHVLGASHLINPTQTTDLVWDVMHLAPTGVDHSLDAVGSNSVIRQALEILRSPGHCVTVGFAGMQHDITIDQGHLLLGRRLSGVIEGDADPRTFIPALIQLYRDGRFPFDQLIATFPFSQINDAIAASRRGDVIKPVVVFD, encoded by the coding sequence TTGACCGATGCCGCAACCAGCGTCTCCGCAGCGGACCCTAGCGCCACCAACCGCACCGTACGGGCGGCGATTTTGCGCCAGGAGGGCGGGCCGCTGTCGCTCGAGGACGTCGAGCTCTCCGCGCTGGCCGACGACGAAGTGCTGGTACGGATTGCCGGCGTCGGCATCTGCCATACCGACATCTCGGCTTCCGAAGGACTGATACCCCTGCCGCTCCCTGCGGTGTTGGGCCATGAAGGCGCAGGCGTCGTGGAGGCCGTCGGCGCGGGGGTCAGCACCCTGGCCCCCGGCGATCACGTCGTGTTGAGTTTCGGCTTCTGCGGCGAGTGCGACACCTGCACAAACAACACTCCGGCCTACTGCGACCTGTTCGGGCCGCTGAACTACTTCGGCGAGCGGCTGGACGGCACCGTCACCATGCACTCCGGCGACGAGGACATCCACGGCAACTGGTTCGGCCAGTCCTCTTTCGCGAGCCTGGCGATCGCCAGCGCGCGCAACGCCGTCAAGGTGCCGAACGACCTGCCGTTGCATCTACTGGGGCCGCTCGGGTGCGGTCTGCAGACCGGCGCCGGCGCGGTGATGAATGTGCTGCGCCCGAGCGCGGGGCAGAGTCTGGCGGTGTTCGGGATGGGCGCGGTCGGGCAGGCTGCGATCATGGCGGGCAAGGCGCTGGGCTGCGACCCGATCATCGCGATTGATCTCAACACGGCGCGGCTGCAGACCGCTCACGTGTTGGGAGCCAGTCACTTGATCAACCCGACGCAGACCACCGACCTGGTGTGGGACGTGATGCATCTGGCGCCGACGGGTGTCGACCACTCACTTGACGCGGTCGGCTCGAATTCGGTTATCCGCCAGGCGTTGGAGATTCTGCGCTCGCCGGGGCATTGCGTCACCGTGGGGTTTGCGGGGATGCAGCACGACATCACGATCGACCAGGGACATCTGCTTCTCGGCCGGCGGCTCTCGGGCGTGATCGAAGGCGATGCTGATCCGCGAACCTTCATTCCCGCATTGATCCAGCTCTACCGAGACGGCAGGTTCCCCTTCGACCAGCTGATTGCGACGTTCCCGTTCAGCCAGATCAACGACGCGATCGCCGCCTCCCGGCGGGGCGACGTCATCAAGCCCGTCGTCGTCTTCGACTGA
- a CDS encoding winged helix-turn-helix transcriptional regulator, producing MTMLQGRLADRDAWSAVGQCPVEKTMALLGTKSAMLIMREAYYGTTRFDDFWRRVGVTKAAAAARLAELVEAGLLERRPYREPGQRSRDEYVLTEAGIDFMPVVFSMFEWGRRHLTDHLPLRLAHAGCGAEATVEIHCEKGHRVPADELILRAVRS from the coding sequence GTGACGATGCTGCAGGGCCGGCTGGCCGACCGCGACGCCTGGTCCGCGGTCGGGCAGTGCCCAGTGGAGAAGACGATGGCCCTGCTAGGGACCAAATCGGCCATGCTGATCATGCGCGAGGCCTACTACGGCACCACCCGCTTCGACGACTTCTGGCGCCGCGTCGGTGTGACCAAGGCCGCAGCCGCCGCCCGGCTCGCCGAGTTGGTGGAGGCGGGCCTGCTCGAACGGCGGCCCTATCGGGAGCCGGGCCAGCGCAGCCGGGACGAATACGTGCTGACCGAGGCGGGCATCGACTTCATGCCCGTGGTCTTCTCGATGTTCGAGTGGGGTCGACGCCACCTGACCGACCACCTGCCGCTACGGCTGGCGCACGCCGGCTGTGGTGCCGAAGCCACCGTCGAGATCCACTGCGAGAAGGGCCATCGCGTGCCCGCCGACGAGCTGATTCTCCGGGCGGTGCGAAGCTAG
- a CDS encoding SDR family NAD(P)-dependent oxidoreductase encodes MRVIVTGGNSGVGKATAAALAADGHSVLIACRDVGKGRAAATEIGGDVDVAALDLADLASVRAFADSVESVDVLVNNAGVMGLPLTRTADGFEAHMGTNHLGHFALTCLLGDRIKDRVVSVASATYLLTTLHLEDLNWHTRRYSKWSAYGESKLANLLFVNELAARGIRAYASDPGATDTDIARSMGMGEHRRIRRLLHTPAQGARASLQAVSTELPSGTYIAPRFNQLGPPKVTKLRPKAVDRVTARRLWELSAELTDCDWSVA; translated from the coding sequence ATGCGAGTGATCGTGACCGGAGGCAACAGCGGCGTGGGTAAAGCGACGGCGGCAGCATTGGCCGCCGACGGACACAGCGTGCTGATCGCCTGCCGCGATGTCGGCAAGGGCCGCGCCGCCGCCACCGAGATAGGCGGTGACGTCGACGTGGCCGCGCTCGATCTGGCCGACCTAGCCAGTGTTCGGGCGTTCGCCGATTCGGTGGAATCCGTTGACGTGCTGGTGAACAACGCCGGTGTGATGGGCTTGCCGTTGACCCGCACCGCGGACGGTTTCGAGGCCCACATGGGCACGAACCACCTCGGGCATTTCGCGTTGACCTGCCTGCTCGGCGACCGGATCAAGGACCGCGTCGTGTCCGTCGCGAGTGCGACGTACCTGTTGACCACGCTGCACCTCGAGGACCTCAACTGGCATACCCGCAGGTACTCGAAGTGGAGCGCGTACGGCGAATCCAAACTGGCCAACCTGCTGTTCGTCAACGAACTCGCCGCCCGCGGCATCCGCGCCTACGCGTCCGATCCCGGCGCGACCGACACCGACATCGCCAGGTCGATGGGCATGGGTGAGCACCGTCGGATACGGCGCCTGCTGCACACCCCCGCGCAGGGTGCGCGCGCCAGCCTGCAGGCGGTATCGACCGAGCTGCCCAGCGGGACGTATATTGCTCCGCGCTTCAATCAGCTGGGCCCACCGAAGGTGACGAAGTTGCGTCCCAAGGCGGTCGATCGCGTGACGGCCCGCCGGTTGTGGGAGTTGTCCGCCGAGCTGACGGACTGCGACTGGTCGGTTGCGTAG